A region of Acidimicrobiales bacterium DNA encodes the following proteins:
- a CDS encoding penicillin-binding transpeptidase domain-containing protein, producing the protein MARRIRWLGVAMVACFLALFLQLNNVQVVKAHQYATSPHNPAVIEAQYDQPRGVIQSADGVVLAQSVRAKKGAYKYQRVYPEGALFAHVTGYLSYNFGATGVEDVYASYMQSHNRPIKTIGDLLTTPVVTDTVTLTLSSKLQLTAQQALGGRAGAIVVLDPTTGAVRAMYSNPTYDPNPLAVNDIATEAEAFKVDNAADPATGFAPAVSLAYQDIFPPGSTFKIVTTTAAYEHAPNLVNTPMPYYTCIPGGTLGGQAPNRPLCNYGSSGCGGTIATMLPPSCDTGYAILGTRVGAASMTAQADAFGFNQQPPIDLPHSRYEVSQFLQPACYRNAQIFLANSSIGQQCTIASPLQMALVAAGIANGGEVMTPHVMYEIRDSQNNLVKRYAPTPWLRAATQKTASAVAGLMQNVVKYGTASGVGFPPQDDVAAKTGTAQVGQGNSATTDWMIAFAPASQPKVAVAVVIPHQSLSATGAEVAGPVMRTMIQAALAGQ; encoded by the coding sequence ATGGCACGACGGATCCGATGGCTCGGCGTCGCCATGGTGGCGTGCTTTCTGGCCCTGTTCCTGCAGCTCAACAACGTGCAGGTCGTGAAGGCCCACCAGTACGCCACCTCGCCGCACAATCCGGCGGTCATCGAGGCCCAGTACGACCAGCCGCGCGGGGTCATCCAGAGCGCCGACGGGGTGGTGCTGGCCCAGTCGGTGCGGGCCAAGAAGGGCGCCTACAAGTACCAGCGCGTCTACCCCGAGGGGGCGCTGTTCGCCCACGTCACCGGCTACCTGTCCTACAACTTCGGGGCCACGGGCGTGGAGGACGTCTACGCGTCGTACATGCAATCGCACAACCGCCCCATCAAGACCATCGGCGACCTGCTCACCACGCCGGTGGTGACCGACACCGTCACACTGACCCTGTCGAGCAAGCTGCAGTTGACGGCCCAGCAGGCCCTCGGCGGCCGGGCCGGGGCGATCGTGGTGCTCGACCCGACCACCGGGGCGGTCCGGGCCATGTACTCCAACCCGACCTATGACCCCAACCCCCTTGCCGTGAACGACATCGCCACGGAGGCCGAGGCGTTCAAGGTCGACAACGCGGCCGACCCGGCGACAGGCTTCGCGCCGGCGGTGTCGCTCGCGTACCAGGACATCTTCCCGCCGGGGTCGACGTTCAAGATCGTCACCACGACGGCCGCCTACGAGCACGCCCCCAACCTCGTCAACACCCCCATGCCGTACTACACCTGCATCCCGGGGGGGACGCTCGGGGGCCAGGCCCCCAACCGGCCGCTGTGCAACTACGGCTCCTCCGGGTGCGGGGGGACGATCGCCACCATGCTGCCGCCGTCGTGCGACACCGGCTACGCCATCCTCGGGACGCGCGTCGGCGCGGCCTCGATGACGGCGCAGGCCGACGCCTTCGGCTTCAACCAGCAACCACCCATCGACCTGCCCCACAGCCGGTACGAGGTGTCTCAGTTCCTGCAGCCCGCGTGCTACCGCAACGCCCAGATCTTCCTGGCCAACTCCTCGATCGGCCAGCAGTGCACCATCGCCAGCCCGCTGCAGATGGCCCTGGTGGCGGCCGGCATCGCCAACGGCGGCGAGGTGATGACCCCCCACGTCATGTACGAGATCCGTGACTCGCAGAACAATCTGGTGAAGCGCTACGCCCCCACGCCCTGGCTCCGGGCCGCCACCCAGAAGACGGCCAGTGCGGTGGCCGGCCTCATGCAGAACGTCGTGAAGTACGGCACGGCTTCGGGTGTGGGGTTCCCCCCGCAGGACGACGTGGCGGCCAAGACCGGTACCGCCCAGGTGGGCCAGGGCAACAGCGCCACGACCGACTGGATGATCGCCTTCGCCCCGGCGTCGCAGCCCAAGGTGGCGGTCGCCGTCGTCATCCCGCACCAGTCGCTGTCGGCCACGGGCGCCGAGGTGGCCGGGCCGGTGATGCGGACGATGATCCAGGCCGCCCTGGCGGGCCAGTGA
- a CDS encoding Stp1/IreP family PP2C-type Ser/Thr phosphatase has translation MTVLRSGSASDVGRVRTVNEDFALESLTLFAVADGMGGHVGGEIAARTAVDALQAGFGRRPSVEGLVSAVHDANRAVFDRGHAEPALRGMGTTMIAAALVAGEEGDRLALANVGDSRAYRFHDGELSQLTTDHSVAEELVARGELTEEEAAVHPHRHILTRVLGVGPDVSVDVWQVVPEEGDRFLLCSDGLTNEVRPDRITDVLSATRDPREAAETLVHLAVEAGGNDNVTAVVLDVVVGEQAAGTGGAAATVAAAAGGAGPGRAASAGASPVGGTVTALAGSGVSPAPGASAPRVLGSGVSAPVGDTPVRANGTGTAVLGRSAAPGPSRAASGRADHHLGIHVPRRVTVRVLLFLVVLGGLGYAGYAVVHWYVDNSYFVALDHDNIVIYQGRRGGFVGIQPKIVKRYDITTAQIPSIDLPALRGGVEEPSLEAAHNYVSGLREAVCSLAAPPAYCTTTTTTSAPASPSSTSTTTRGLGAPGAGSAPAAPRAA, from the coding sequence TTGACCGTCCTGCGGTCGGGGTCGGCCTCCGACGTCGGTCGGGTGCGAACGGTCAACGAGGACTTCGCACTCGAGAGCCTCACGCTGTTCGCCGTGGCGGACGGTATGGGCGGCCACGTCGGTGGCGAGATCGCGGCACGGACGGCCGTGGACGCCCTGCAGGCGGGATTCGGCCGCAGGCCGTCGGTGGAAGGCCTGGTGAGCGCGGTGCACGACGCCAACCGGGCCGTGTTCGATCGCGGCCACGCCGAGCCCGCGCTGCGGGGGATGGGTACGACCATGATCGCCGCGGCCCTGGTGGCCGGCGAGGAGGGCGACCGCCTGGCGCTGGCCAACGTGGGCGACTCCCGGGCCTACCGCTTCCACGACGGCGAGCTGTCGCAGCTCACGACCGACCACTCCGTCGCCGAGGAGCTGGTGGCCCGGGGCGAACTGACCGAGGAGGAGGCCGCCGTCCACCCCCACCGCCACATCCTGACCCGGGTGCTCGGCGTGGGGCCGGACGTGTCCGTGGACGTCTGGCAGGTGGTCCCCGAGGAGGGCGACCGCTTCCTGCTGTGCAGCGACGGCCTGACCAACGAGGTCCGGCCCGATCGCATCACCGACGTCCTGTCGGCGACACGCGACCCCCGGGAGGCCGCCGAGACACTGGTGCACCTGGCCGTGGAGGCCGGCGGGAACGACAACGTCACCGCCGTCGTGCTGGACGTGGTCGTGGGCGAGCAGGCGGCGGGGACCGGCGGGGCCGCGGCCACGGTGGCTGCCGCCGCCGGGGGTGCCGGGCCGGGCCGGGCCGCCTCGGCCGGGGCGTCGCCCGTAGGCGGGACGGTCACGGCCCTGGCCGGTTCCGGTGTCTCGCCCGCCCCCGGGGCCTCCGCGCCCCGCGTGCTCGGATCCGGGGTGTCCGCACCGGTAGGCGACACGCCGGTCAGGGCGAACGGCACCGGCACCGCCGTGCTGGGCCGCTCGGCAGCCCCGGGCCCGAGCCGCGCCGCGTCGGGGCGTGCCGACCATCACCTGGGCATCCACGTCCCGCGCCGGGTCACCGTGCGTGTGCTGCTGTTCCTCGTCGTGCTGGGCGGCCTGGGCTACGCCGGGTACGCGGTCGTGCACTGGTACGTCGACAACTCCTACTTCGTGGCCCTCGACCACGACAACATCGTCATCTACCAGGGTCGCCGGGGCGGGTTCGTGGGCATCCAGCCGAAGATCGTGAAGCGCTACGACATCACCACCGCGCAGATCCCGTCGATCGACCTGCCCGCCCTGCGCGGCGGGGTGGAGGAGCCGTCCCTGGAGGCGGCGCACAATTACGTGTCGGGCCTGCGCGAGGCGGTGTGCAGCCTGGCGGCCCCGCCCGCCTACTGCACCACCACCACGACGACGAGCGCGCCGGCGAGCCCGTCGTCGACGTCGACCACCACGCGGGGACTCGGCGCGCCGGGCGCCGGCTCCGCCCCCGCGGCGCCCAGGGCGGCCTGA
- a CDS encoding FHA domain-containing protein → MLLLTSLDNQNLLRALEVLVVALIWLFFLRVIRAVWVEVRPPKVRGAAAEVQLAGGAHPSVDRRDRSGKLQLKVIEPADHRGQAFDISDEVTLGRAAGCGVRVEDAFTSGIHARLFRRNGTLWVEDLGSTNGTWVNAERIGAAVKLGKGDLLQVGGTVFEVSR, encoded by the coding sequence GTGCTCTTGCTGACCTCGCTCGACAACCAGAACCTCCTGCGGGCGCTCGAAGTCCTGGTCGTGGCCCTGATCTGGCTCTTCTTCCTGCGGGTGATCCGGGCCGTCTGGGTGGAGGTGCGGCCCCCCAAGGTGCGTGGCGCGGCGGCCGAGGTCCAGTTGGCGGGGGGCGCCCACCCCTCGGTCGACCGGCGGGACCGTAGCGGCAAGCTCCAACTGAAGGTGATCGAGCCCGCGGACCACCGGGGTCAGGCGTTCGACATCTCCGACGAGGTCACCCTGGGCCGGGCGGCCGGGTGCGGGGTCCGGGTGGAGGACGCCTTCACGTCGGGCATCCACGCCCGCCTGTTCCGGCGTAACGGCACGCTGTGGGTCGAGGACCTGGGATCGACCAACGGGACCTGGGTGAACGCCGAGCGCATCGGGGCGGCGGTGAAGCTGGGCAAGGGAGACCTGCTCCAGGTGGGCGGCACGGTCTTCGAGGTGTCGCGGTGA
- a CDS encoding DUF3662 and FHA domain-containing protein yields the protein MGLQQFEQRLERLVEGAFSKALRGGIQPVEIARRLTREMDLLRRVGVKGLIAPNAFSITLSPHDAERFQSFADVLARELGDAAREHARSEGYVFVGPVDVEIHSDPSTRAGRYRVTAEVREGPDGLSAGSLVMPDGSRIVLGTETVEIGRLPECTIVLSDPNVSRRHAEIKRHGSDVVVVDLRSTNGTRVNGVPVQERVLMDGDDVTVGTTTIRFETS from the coding sequence ATGGGACTCCAACAGTTCGAGCAGCGCCTCGAGCGTCTGGTGGAAGGTGCGTTCTCCAAGGCACTGCGCGGCGGGATCCAGCCCGTGGAGATCGCCCGCCGCCTCACACGGGAGATGGACCTCCTGCGCCGGGTGGGCGTGAAGGGGCTCATCGCGCCCAACGCCTTCAGCATCACGCTGTCGCCGCACGACGCCGAGCGCTTCCAGAGCTTCGCCGACGTGCTCGCCCGCGAGCTCGGCGACGCCGCCCGGGAGCACGCCCGGAGCGAGGGCTACGTGTTCGTGGGCCCCGTCGACGTGGAGATCCACAGCGACCCGTCCACGCGGGCGGGCCGCTACCGGGTGACCGCCGAGGTGCGCGAGGGGCCCGACGGCCTGTCGGCCGGATCGCTGGTCATGCCGGACGGCTCCCGGATCGTCCTCGGGACCGAGACGGTCGAGATCGGCCGGCTCCCCGAGTGCACCATCGTCCTGAGCGACCCCAACGTGAGCCGCCGCCACGCCGAGATCAAGCGACACGGCAGCGACGTGGTCGTCGTCGACCTCCGGTCGACCAACGGCACCCGGGTGAACGGGGTCCCTGTCCAGGAGCGGGTGCTCATGGACGGTGACGACGTCACCGTGGGCACGACGACGATCCGGTTCGAGACCTCGTGA